From the Patescibacteria group bacterium genome, the window GAGCAAATTCGCCGTTACCAACTAGTATTAACTGCATTCTTGGCACTATGTCCATGGAATTCTTGAAAGCTGAGAATAGAGTCTCAATCTTTGTTTTATCATTTAAATCAGTGATTGTTCCAATAGTGAAAAATTTCTTTCCTATTTGATTACTTTCAATTTTGGCCATTTTCGAAAAAATATTTTCTTGATATTTTTTGTGTCTATTTTTTATTCCAGGATTAATAACGTAAATATTGTCAGAAGAAACTCCAAGATTTTCTATCTTGTATTTGAACATCTCATTCAAACAAATTATTTTTGATATTCTAGCAAGTTTAATATATTTTTTTAAAATAGATTTTTTGAGTTTTATATATTCTACGTCTTCTGTTTCAAGCCAAATTACTTTAATTTTTAAAAATTGGGCTATTGGAGTGATTAATATTTTTTCGTTTATGTTAAGAAGAAAAATGTAGTCATACTTCTTTTTTTGTTTAGCAATGAGTAATTTAGGAAAAAAATAAACCTGAATTATTGGTTTGAGTAGAAAAAATATAAATGGATTAGATTCAAAGATATTTTTGTAAAGAAAAACTCTTTTTTTGTTCCATTGTTTTTCGCGAAAGTAATCAAAAAAAGAACCTTTGACTCCAAACAAAGCGAAAGCATAGTCAGCCGAAAGACTATTAAGGACAGAACAAAAGGTATTGCTGAGATTTTTCTTAGAAGAAAAAATTAGGATATTTTTTTTCATTTTTATTTTTTATTTAGTATATTTAAGATTTCTTTTTTAGTTATCCCTCCAAAAACATAGAGAGAAACAAAATATATAAAAACTGAAAAAGTGATAGAAAGATAAAGGTTTAAATTGTAAGCATTAAAATAATGCAGAGCTAGGGACATTAAGGTTGTCGCCATAATTACTTTAAAAAACACTTTTAGGCTAGGGATAAATTTTGTATATTTATAAACTAGAAAAAAGGTAGCAAAGCCAATGGCGAGCTCACTATAAACAGTAATCCAAGCAGCCCCAGTGTAGGAAAATTTAGGAATAATAATTATATAGGCGACAAGAGAAGTAACGGCAACGAAAATATAGGCTTTAATAATTTCTTTTTGTTTTTCAATCGCTATAATGGCATGAGAGAACATGGTCCCCATAAAAATAAATGTAGAAGCAAGCATAAGTATTTTTAAAACAAAAGCAGATTCATGGAATTCAGAACCAGCGATAATGTTTATTATCTCATCTGCTGTGAAATAGGTGCCTGCCAAGATTGGAATAGCCATTATAATCATTATATCAAACGATTTTTGAAGTACATTTTTAAAAAACTTATTATTTTTTTCAGCCCAGCTTCTAGTTAGGACGGGGAGAATAATACCAGCAAACATAAAGGGGACAGTTACTAAAACATCTACCACTCTATAGGCCGCCCCATAAATACCAACCTCTTCCGAGCTTTTTACTAGAGAGAGAATTATAGTATCTGTTCTTAGGTAGATTAGATTGAAAAAAATAGTTACGGCAATAGGCCATGATTGAACAATAATTTTTTTCCAGAGTCTTATGTCAAAATTAATTTTAGCCTTAACAAATTTTCTTGAAAAAATATAATGAAATAGGAAGGAAATAAAATTAGAAAGAACAGTCGCCACCAATATACCTGTCAGCCCAAGATCGAGAAAGTACACAAACAAAACAGCAAGGAATAAAAACAAGCGACTTACAGTTTCGGCTATAGCAACTTTTCCCATTTTGAGATTTTTTTGAAAAATACCAACCAAGATTTGATTAAAATTAACAAAAAGAAAAGAAAAAGCAGTGAGGGCAATGCCAGCTTTGATTATATTAGAATAAGGAAGAAAAAGTGACAACAGAATAGCACCTCCTAAAAAAAGAAAAGCAGTTACAAATCTAAAACCAAAAAGGCTTCCAATTATTCTCTCTTGGTCAGCACCTGGTTTGCTTATTAGCTGAACAGTCACCAGAGTGAGTCCAAGGTCAGCAACAGTAGCAAAAAAAGTGAGATATACCAATATTGTTGTATAGTCTCCAAAGCCAGACTTACCTAGGTATCTGGTCATAATAGCGATAGTGAAAAGACCTAGGATGGTTGCTATTATTTTGCTAGCTATTTGTATAATTGTATTGTGCGCTATTTTTGTTGATAGTGTCATAGGTTGAATTGCCGAATTTGCTAATTTTAGATATAATATTACAAATGAGTGAAAATCTTATTAACTTAATTATATCACAAATATATGACTCAAGCTAAACAAAAATTATTATCTTTTTTAGTTGTTTTTTCTTTTATTTTAAGCATTTTTGCAGTTAGCCCCGTTTTTGCAGTAGCCGATCTCAGCAGTCAAGAGGGTTTTGGTTCTGGTGGTTCTCAGTCTGTCTCCCAAGTTTTTGTTGGCGGTAGTTCGTCGCCAAAGGATGTCAGGGTTACTATCGCTAGAATAATTAGAAGTTTGCTCGGTTTTCTGGGCATAATATTTGTAATATTGTTTTTGTATGCTGGATTTCTTTGGATGACTGCTGGTGGGAATGAAGCAAAAGTAGAGGAATCAAAAAAATATATTTCAAGAAGTATAATTGGGTTAATAATTATATTAGCCTCCTATTCTATAACTGGACTTGCTCTTTGTAAAATAACTGACGCCGCAGGTGGTTCAGCATTCTCTTGTATGTTCTAAATTATGTTAAAAATATTTAAAAAATTATCTTGGTTTAAAAAAATATCTATTACTTTGATAATAATATTTTTTGTTTTCTTTTTATTGAGCCTTAGTCGTGTTTATGAAAAACATGAACTTAAATATGGTCTAACTTTTTCTCAGAAACAAGCAATCGATTTAGGGCTTGATTGGAAAGAGCTTTTTGTGGCAATGTTGGATGATTTGGGAGTAAAAAACTTGAGACTATCAGCTTATTGGAACGAAATAGAGTCAATTAACAATAATTTTTATTGGGATGATCTTGACTGGCAGATTGAGGAGGCTAGCAAAAGAGACGCTCAGATTATTTTAGCTGTTGGAGGGAGACTCCCAAGATGGCCCGAGTGTCATATCCCTTCCTGGGCAGAGAGTCTGAGTAAAGACAAAAGAGAAACAGAGACTTTAAGCTATATCGAATTAACTATAAAAAGATATAAGGACAATAAGAATATAGTAGCTTGGCAAATAGAAAATGAACCTTTTCTTTCAAATTTTGGTGAATGTCCAGATATTGACCCAGCTTTTCTAGACAGAGAAATAGAATTAGTTAGATCAATAGACTCAAGACAAATTGTTGTTACAGATTCTGGGGAACTTTCAGTTTGGGTTCCAGCAGCTAAGAGGGCTGATATATTTGGAACAACCATGTACAGGAAAACATATTCCAATTTATTGCAAGCTTATGTTTCCTATCCTATTGAACCATCATTTTTTCGAGTTAAAAGAAATCTAGCCAAAATATTCGCTAGGCCAGATAAATGGATAGTGATAGAGCTCCAAGCAGAACCTTGGGGGCCGCAACCGTTTCAATATTTAAGTCCGGAAGAGCGAGCTCGTACTATGGATTATGATAAGTTTGTTGAAATGATGGAGTTCTCGAGACAAACTGGTTTTGAAGAATTTTATCTCTGGGGAGTTGAATGGTGGTATTGGGAAAAAATAAATCAAAACAATCCACAAATTTGGAATGAAGCAAAGACCCTTTTTTGAAATTGTATTTAGAAATTTGAATTTGTTTAGGATTTAGAGTTTAGAATTTAGTATTTAAAAAACATATGTCAAAAAAAATAAAAGAGTATAAATTAGGAATTGATATTGGTGGGACTAAAATGCTTGCTGTTCTCTTTGACGGCGAGAGGGTTGTCGAGGATTATGTTCTAGCAACCCCCAAAGATAGTGTTGAACATTTTATCATCATGATAAATGCTCTAGTTGAACCTCTTTTTGAAAAAGCAAAAAAAGACAAGGCACAAGTTAATGGAATTGGTCTCGGGATAGCTGGTGTTGTTGATTTTAAATCAAGAAAAGTGTTAGTATCTCCGAATATAGAGATAATAGAAAATACGAATTTTGTTTATCAGCTAGAAAAAAAACTAGGTCAACCAATATTTATCGACAATGATGCAAATTGTTTTCTGCGAGCTGAAGTTAAAATAGGGGCAGCAAGAAAAAGTAGTAACGCTTATGGAGTGATAGTGGGGACTGGAATTGGAAGTGCTTGGTGGTATGAGGATAATATATATATGAGAGCTGGTGAGATTGGCAATAATATAGTAGATTTTGAAAGTAAAATTACTCTAGAGAAGGCCTATCAGAACTTAACTCAAAGAAACCCTCTAAACATGTCAACCGAAGCATACAAGGGAGACATTTTGGCTATAAAATCTTTTGAAGAATTTGGTACTATTTTTGGTCTAACTATGAGCAATCTAGTTAATACAATAGCCCCTGATATAATCGTAGTTGGTGGAGGAGGAGTTGGAGCATCTGACTTGTTTTTTCCTGAAGCCAAAAAAATAATGAAAGAATATATTCACATAGAAGAAAACAAAAAAACAAAACTAGTGGTCTCAAAACTAGGGAGTCATGCAGGAGCAATTGGAGCTGCGATGTTGGTAGAATAATTAATCTAATATTTAGGTGTCCGACACCCTTGTTTGTAAACAAAAAAGCCTTACATAATGTAAGATTTTTTTAATTTATTTAGATTGAATTTTTATTTTAAATAACTTGAGTAGCGTTAAGTACAGAATTTATTACAAAACTGGCTAGCGACATGGAGGCAAGGATTATTATGAGGCCCATAAGCCCATTAAACATCATGGATTTTGCGGTTGCAGTTGCATCTTCATTTCCTCCAGAAACCATCCATTTAAAACCAGCCAACATAATAATAGTAATAGCAAGTATCCCAAGAAACCCAAGCGCTATCCGAATAAACCCGACAATCATTTCTCTAGGATCTTTTTCTCCAAGCCCAGTTGTTGTTTGAAGTTCATCATGAAATCCACCCCAGACCATTTCATCAACATCACTAGCCAGAGTAGTTTTTGGTAGCAAAAAAATAAGGCAAAGAAATAAGCCAAAAATAAAAAAAGTAATTTTTTTATAATTATAATTCTTCATAAATATAAAATCCCCTCTTGTTTATCCCGAAGAAAGCGGGAAGAGGGGTGTCACGGCAGTGACGGGGTGTGTTAAAAGTTGTTTCATAGTATATTTCGAATGACATTACTTTGTCATTCTGGAAGGAGCTTAAGCGACTGATAGAATCTCAGTGACCAACTAGCCAGAATATACTATGTTAGAAAAGTACTTAGAGTATAAACCGAATTAGCTAATATTTCAAGAGTAAAAATACTTGCTAAAAGTATTTCGTTATGCTATACTGTACATATGAGTACAGTAAAAAACAACACATTTCAAAGCAGATTATCCGATTTGGCTAATTTTAAACAAAAAACTTTTCATATTGATGATTTTGCAAGAATTTGGGGTATAAAAAATAAAAATACTCTCCACACCACTTTAAAAAGATACACCCAAAAAGGTTTGATTCATAGGGTGTATAGAGGTTTCTATGTATTTGGAGATATAAAAAATTTAGACCCAATTCATCTTGGCATAAGTGCGATTCACGGATATG encodes:
- a CDS encoding glycosyltransferase, whose protein sequence is MKKNILIFSSKKNLSNTFCSVLNSLSADYAFALFGVKGSFFDYFREKQWNKKRVFLYKNIFESNPFIFFLLKPIIQVYFFPKLLIAKQKKKYDYIFLLNINEKILITPIAQFLKIKVIWLETEDVEYIKLKKSILKKYIKLARISKIICLNEMFKYKIENLGVSSDNIYVINPGIKNRHKKYQENIFSKMAKIESNQIGKKFFTIGTITDLNDKTKIETLFSAFKNSMDIVPRMQLILVGNGEFAPDNSPWAKWLAKKMEIDTMVWFVTDTSSIKKWLDSFDIFVLSSRILNLDDFKTCLYAMESELSPLVPAEIGYEGLINNGKNGYYYNINNTLSLSENIIKLYKNNRLRIDLGRNAKETVDTSFQITKTIEEFKKHI
- a CDS encoding flippase, which produces MTLSTKIAHNTIIQIASKIIATILGLFTIAIMTRYLGKSGFGDYTTILVYLTFFATVADLGLTLVTVQLISKPGADQERIIGSLFGFRFVTAFLFLGGAILLSLFLPYSNIIKAGIALTAFSFLFVNFNQILVGIFQKNLKMGKVAIAETVSRLFLFLAVLFVYFLDLGLTGILVATVLSNFISFLFHYIFSRKFVKAKINFDIRLWKKIIVQSWPIAVTIFFNLIYLRTDTIILSLVKSSEEVGIYGAAYRVVDVLVTVPFMFAGIILPVLTRSWAEKNNKFFKNVLQKSFDIMIIMAIPILAGTYFTADEIINIIAGSEFHESAFVLKILMLASTFIFMGTMFSHAIIAIEKQKEIIKAYIFVAVTSLVAYIIIIPKFSYTGAAWITVYSELAIGFATFFLVYKYTKFIPSLKVFFKVIMATTLMSLALHYFNAYNLNLYLSITFSVFIYFVSLYVFGGITKKEILNILNKK
- a CDS encoding cellulase family glycosylhydrolase, with the protein product MLKIFKKLSWFKKISITLIIIFFVFFLLSLSRVYEKHELKYGLTFSQKQAIDLGLDWKELFVAMLDDLGVKNLRLSAYWNEIESINNNFYWDDLDWQIEEASKRDAQIILAVGGRLPRWPECHIPSWAESLSKDKRETETLSYIELTIKRYKDNKNIVAWQIENEPFLSNFGECPDIDPAFLDREIELVRSIDSRQIVVTDSGELSVWVPAAKRADIFGTTMYRKTYSNLLQAYVSYPIEPSFFRVKRNLAKIFARPDKWIVIELQAEPWGPQPFQYLSPEERARTMDYDKFVEMMEFSRQTGFEEFYLWGVEWWYWEKINQNNPQIWNEAKTLF
- a CDS encoding ROK family protein translates to MSKKIKEYKLGIDIGGTKMLAVLFDGERVVEDYVLATPKDSVEHFIIMINALVEPLFEKAKKDKAQVNGIGLGIAGVVDFKSRKVLVSPNIEIIENTNFVYQLEKKLGQPIFIDNDANCFLRAEVKIGAARKSSNAYGVIVGTGIGSAWWYEDNIYMRAGEIGNNIVDFESKITLEKAYQNLTQRNPLNMSTEAYKGDILAIKSFEEFGTIFGLTMSNLVNTIAPDIIVVGGGGVGASDLFFPEAKKIMKEYIHIEENKKTKLVVSKLGSHAGAIGAAMLVE